A region of Granulibacter bethesdensis DNA encodes the following proteins:
- a CDS encoding transglutaminase family protein, with product MKFRVRHLTRYRYEDPVDLASHILHLTPRDCRGQHVLTTGLDIDPAPSRRVDGRDHFGNHLSWISLDQSHPVFSVMAESVVEACFPPPPPDEETPAWEEVVALARAGAGAAMEAAEYVFPSVMAPADPDAGRYVAISFPPGRPILTGLRDLLARIRGEFKFRAGITDLHTPVSRVVAQKAGVCQDFSHMVIAGLRWLGLPARYVSGYIRTYPPPGQKRREGTDASHAWVGCWLGPAHGWVDIDPTNNLIVSDEHVVIGWGRDYDDVSPVRGIILGGGRHDMLVSVDLAPLEEEVT from the coding sequence GTGAAATTCCGTGTCCGCCATCTGACCCGCTATCGCTATGAAGATCCGGTCGATCTTGCCAGCCATATCCTGCATCTGACGCCGCGTGATTGCCGCGGGCAGCACGTGCTGACGACAGGGCTGGACATCGACCCTGCCCCCTCCCGTCGTGTGGATGGACGGGATCATTTCGGCAATCATCTCTCATGGATTTCGCTGGATCAGTCGCATCCGGTTTTTTCTGTTATGGCGGAGAGTGTGGTGGAAGCCTGCTTCCCGCCGCCTCCACCCGATGAAGAGACGCCTGCCTGGGAAGAGGTGGTGGCCCTGGCGCGTGCGGGCGCTGGTGCAGCCATGGAGGCGGCGGAATATGTATTCCCCAGTGTGATGGCCCCCGCTGATCCGGATGCCGGCCGCTATGTCGCTATCAGCTTTCCTCCAGGACGGCCAATTCTGACCGGGCTGCGCGATCTGCTGGCGCGGATCAGGGGGGAATTCAAATTCCGGGCCGGTATTACCGATCTGCACACGCCGGTTTCGCGGGTGGTGGCCCAGAAAGCGGGGGTCTGTCAGGATTTCAGCCATATGGTGATTGCCGGGCTGCGCTGGCTCGGCCTGCCGGCCCGCTATGTCTCCGGATATATCCGCACCTATCCTCCGCCGGGACAGAAACGGCGGGAAGGAACGGATGCATCCCATGCCTGGGTCGGATGCTGGCTTGGTCCCGCACATGGCTGGGTGGATATCGACCCTACGAATAACCTGATCGTGTCCGATGAACATGTGGTGATTGGCTGGGGCCGTGATTACGATGATGTCAGCCCGGTGCGTGGCATCATTCTTGGCGGGGGCCGCCATGATATGCTGGTCAGTGTTGATCTGGCGCCGCTGGAGGAGGAGGTCACCTGA
- a CDS encoding Na+/H+ antiporter, which translates to MEQFEFLILLLAAIVGLEVLARRLHLPPAAAFILGGGALALMPGIGMPDVDPDLILVIFLPPLLMSGAYMTVWRDFRQNLRGILLLAVGAVIFTTMVVGVGVKWLLPGLPWAVCFALGAIVSPPDAVAANAVLARVSLPSRITVLLQGESLLNDAAGLVLFRFAIVAALTGTFSLSGALTSFLVLSVGGVALGVVIAYAGLLAIRWLRGHGEAVVTVTLLMGAISYIGGEKLHVSGVLSTVTTGLIVGWRQHEVFSADTRMRAHAVWGILVFLLESVLFMFIGLSLRGVLGRLEDQGDAVQAFLLPCLLVVALVVVCRFVWLYAVDGVYSLIRLVGFRNGPAPSLAASTIMGWAGMRGVVSLVAALSVPETMPGRDFILIATFLVILVTVLVQGTTLEPLIRLLRLSGAEELKMKRHSEDRAWARMTAAQYRAIQKASHTPDGQERHPRLLEQYAHRASVASIYAKNPEEHRPHEIAHFMAILEAIKAGRQEVLRLHRAGEITDGVLRDMEKELDLQQLVAEARVSKDGEELILPA; encoded by the coding sequence TTGGAACAGTTCGAGTTTCTGATTCTTCTGCTGGCAGCCATTGTCGGGCTGGAGGTGCTGGCCCGTCGGCTGCATCTGCCGCCTGCTGCGGCTTTCATTCTGGGGGGTGGTGCGCTGGCGCTCATGCCCGGGATCGGGATGCCCGATGTTGATCCCGACCTGATTCTGGTGATTTTTCTGCCGCCTCTGCTGATGAGCGGCGCATATATGACCGTTTGGCGTGATTTCCGGCAAAATCTCCGGGGTATTCTGCTGCTGGCCGTGGGAGCCGTGATTTTTACCACCATGGTGGTGGGTGTTGGCGTCAAATGGTTGCTGCCCGGCCTGCCCTGGGCGGTGTGTTTTGCGCTTGGCGCCATTGTGTCGCCCCCGGATGCGGTTGCTGCCAACGCGGTGTTGGCACGGGTGAGCCTGCCAAGCCGTATCACCGTGCTGTTGCAGGGAGAAAGCCTGCTGAACGATGCCGCCGGGCTGGTACTGTTCCGTTTCGCGATTGTCGCAGCTTTAACAGGAACATTCAGCCTGTCCGGCGCACTGACCTCATTTCTCGTTCTCTCGGTGGGTGGTGTGGCGCTTGGGGTGGTGATTGCGTACGCCGGATTGCTGGCGATCCGCTGGCTACGTGGCCATGGCGAGGCCGTGGTGACGGTCACGCTGCTGATGGGCGCCATATCTTATATCGGCGGAGAAAAACTCCATGTTTCCGGCGTCCTGTCGACTGTGACAACCGGCCTTATCGTTGGCTGGCGGCAGCATGAGGTGTTTTCGGCCGATACGCGGATGCGTGCCCATGCCGTGTGGGGGATTCTGGTGTTCCTGCTGGAATCTGTCCTGTTCATGTTTATCGGCCTTTCCCTGCGGGGCGTGCTGGGCAGGCTGGAAGATCAGGGGGATGCGGTTCAAGCCTTTCTGCTACCCTGCCTGCTGGTAGTGGCCCTTGTCGTTGTCTGCCGGTTTGTCTGGCTGTATGCGGTGGACGGAGTTTATTCTCTGATACGGCTGGTTGGCTTCAGAAACGGGCCAGCGCCTTCTCTGGCAGCGTCGACCATCATGGGCTGGGCGGGAATGAGGGGCGTGGTCAGTCTGGTGGCGGCGCTATCCGTCCCCGAAACCATGCCGGGCCGTGATTTCATTCTCATCGCCACCTTCCTTGTCATTCTGGTGACGGTTCTGGTGCAGGGTACCACACTGGAACCGCTCATCCGATTGCTGCGTCTGAGCGGCGCCGAGGAACTGAAAATGAAGCGGCACTCGGAAGATCGGGCATGGGCTCGCATGACAGCGGCGCAATATCGGGCCATCCAGAAGGCTTCTCATACTCCTGACGGCCAGGAGCGTCATCCTCGTCTGCTGGAGCAATATGCTCATCGGGCCAGTGTCGCGTCTATCTATGCGAAAAATCCGGAAGAGCATCGCCCGCATGAAATTGCCCATTTCATGGCGATACTGGAGGCGATCAAGGCAGGGCGGCAGGAGGTTCTGCGCCTGCACCGCGCCGGGGAAATCACCGATGGTGTGCTTCGTGATATGGAAAAGGAGCTTGATTTGCAGCAACTGGTTGCTGAGGCGCGAGTCAGTAAGGACGGGGAGGAATTGATCCTCCCCGCATAG
- a CDS encoding homospermidine synthase, which produces MHSLSFDGRMVILGFGSIGQGVLPLILRHVAMPADRITIVTADDRGAAIAAEYGVAHHVIPLTRDNYRDVLLPLLGKGDFLVNLSVEVSSVALILLCREAGALYTDTCIEPWPGGYTDPDLTPSQRSNYALRESALALREGCPEGAPTALIAHGANPGFVSHLVKDALLTIARDTGHEAPAPTTREGWAALAQALNIQAIHIAERDTQVSNRPKAVGEFVNTWSIDGFVGEGCQPAELGWGTHEAELPPGGRHHDFGCGAAIYMMRPGASTRVRSWTPLEGPYHGFLITHNESISIADYFTVREGTSVRYRPTVHYAYHPCDDAVLSVHELAGKNWQMQPRQRLMMNEIESGMDELGVLLMGHERGVYWFGSRLTIEEARKLAPHNNATSLQVTAAVLAGIVWAIENPTSGVVEADEIDHVRALEVMRPYLGEMAGAYSNWTPLDGRETLFPEDLDRSEPYRFKNILV; this is translated from the coding sequence ATGCACTCTCTCAGCTTTGACGGTCGGATGGTCATTCTTGGCTTCGGCAGTATCGGTCAGGGCGTGCTGCCCTTGATCCTGCGTCATGTCGCAATGCCCGCAGATCGGATCACCATTGTCACCGCCGATGATCGCGGTGCGGCTATCGCGGCTGAATACGGGGTCGCTCATCACGTTATACCGCTGACCCGTGACAACTACCGGGACGTCCTGTTGCCACTGCTCGGCAAGGGGGATTTTCTGGTGAATCTGTCGGTGGAAGTCTCTTCCGTCGCGCTGATCCTGCTCTGCCGGGAGGCGGGGGCGCTTTATACCGATACCTGCATCGAGCCATGGCCGGGCGGCTATACCGATCCCGATCTGACACCCTCCCAGCGTTCCAACTATGCACTGCGTGAAAGCGCTCTGGCGCTACGCGAAGGCTGTCCGGAAGGTGCCCCGACCGCGCTGATCGCGCATGGTGCAAATCCCGGCTTTGTCTCCCATCTGGTCAAGGACGCGCTGTTAACCATTGCCCGCGATACCGGGCACGAAGCCCCCGCCCCGACCACGCGCGAAGGCTGGGCGGCGCTGGCACAGGCGCTGAACATTCAGGCCATCCATATCGCCGAGCGCGATACCCAGGTCAGCAACCGTCCCAAAGCGGTTGGCGAGTTCGTCAACACCTGGTCCATCGATGGCTTCGTCGGTGAAGGCTGCCAGCCTGCCGAGCTCGGCTGGGGCACGCATGAGGCGGAGTTACCGCCCGGCGGGCGTCATCACGATTTCGGCTGTGGTGCGGCGATCTACATGATGCGCCCCGGCGCTTCCACCCGGGTGCGTAGCTGGACGCCGCTGGAAGGCCCGTATCATGGCTTCCTGATCACACATAATGAATCAATCTCGATCGCCGATTACTTCACTGTACGGGAAGGTACCTCCGTTCGCTATCGCCCGACCGTTCATTATGCCTACCATCCCTGCGACGATGCGGTTCTGTCGGTGCATGAACTGGCGGGCAAAAACTGGCAGATGCAGCCCCGCCAGCGTCTGATGATGAACGAAATCGAAAGCGGCATGGACGAGCTCGGCGTCCTGCTGATGGGTCATGAACGCGGCGTTTACTGGTTCGGCTCCCGCCTGACCATTGAGGAAGCCCGCAAGCTCGCCCCCCATAACAACGCCACCAGCCTGCAAGTGACAGCGGCGGTGCTGGCCGGGATCGTCTGGGCAATCGAAAATCCGACCAGCGGCGTGGTCGAAGCCGATGAAATCGACCATGTACGCGCACTTGAGGTCATGCGCCCCTATCTGGGCGAAATGGCGGGCGCCTACTCCAACTGGACTCCGCTCGATGGCCGGGAAACGCTGTTCCCGGAAGATCTGGACCGCAGTGAGCCCTATCGCTTCAAAAATATTCTGGTCTGA
- a CDS encoding Orn/Lys/Arg decarboxylase N-terminal domain-containing protein, with product MEYGRRFKFLVCAPTFNPDDLEGIRLQQILEEIEQDGYFVLRARRDDDAELAIRTDAAIGCVIVDWGKKGAAGKAAGLIELIRKRGLDVPIIVLVRRHRLEDIPVAVLDNIDSFIFLADETPDFIAKNLVARLRQYADTLKTPFFGQLVDYAEQGNMLWTCPGHNGGMFYRRSPIGRIFVEHLGEAIFRDDLDNSVLQLGDLLTHEGPALKAQREAATIFGAERTYFVLNGTSTSNKIALNALLAEGDLVLFDRNNHKAAHHGALLLSGAVPVYIDTVRNPHGMIGPMRRDALNEEALREAIRTHPLVRDPEAWRRPRPFRVAMIEQCTYDGTIHSAEEVLATIGHLCDYILFDEAWAGFMKFHPLFRGRFGMGLRNLGENDPGIIVTQSTHKQLASFSQASQIHVKDSHLKGQDRQIGHNRFNEMFLLHASTSPFYPLFASLDVGAQMMKGRSGEVLWDDTVRLGIELRKKIRLTRKEYKQAQTNPDLQWFFEPFVPKRVQPSEKSEAFAGLRWEDAPTDLLASDPEQWMLRPGDDWHGFPALHAGWAMTDPNKLTLLTPGFDGRNEDNYADHGVPAPVVAEYLRQNRIVPEKNDLNSLLFLLTPGIESSKAGTLLSYLVTFKNLHDQNVLLSDAIPDFVARRRERYKNVRLRDLCAEMHAFYRDRQVSRLQAEQFMAEHLPEMAMLPHEAMRELVRNNVDYLPLEEAYGRIAATLWLVYPPGIATTVPGERLGPNAEPMIAYLRAFEDAANQFPGFENEIQGLYRENKDGRIRFYTYFVRER from the coding sequence ATGGAATACGGACGCCGCTTCAAATTTCTGGTCTGCGCACCGACCTTTAACCCGGATGATCTGGAGGGGATCCGCCTTCAGCAGATTCTGGAGGAGATCGAGCAGGACGGATATTTCGTGCTGCGCGCCCGCCGGGATGACGATGCGGAGCTGGCCATCCGTACCGACGCCGCCATTGGGTGCGTCATCGTTGACTGGGGCAAGAAAGGAGCAGCGGGCAAGGCGGCCGGGCTGATTGAACTGATCCGCAAGCGCGGCCTTGATGTGCCGATCATCGTGCTGGTACGTCGTCACCGGCTGGAGGATATTCCGGTCGCTGTGCTGGACAATATCGACAGCTTCATCTTTCTGGCTGATGAAACGCCTGACTTTATCGCGAAAAACCTCGTGGCACGTCTGCGGCAATATGCCGACACGCTGAAGACGCCTTTTTTCGGCCAGCTGGTCGACTATGCCGAGCAGGGCAACATGTTGTGGACCTGTCCGGGACATAATGGTGGCATGTTCTATCGCCGCAGCCCGATTGGCCGCATTTTCGTTGAGCATCTGGGCGAGGCGATCTTTCGCGACGATCTGGACAATTCCGTGCTTCAGCTGGGTGATCTGCTGACCCATGAAGGTCCGGCCCTGAAAGCACAGCGGGAGGCCGCCACGATTTTCGGGGCCGAGCGGACGTATTTCGTGCTGAATGGCACTTCGACATCCAACAAGATCGCGTTGAATGCCCTGTTGGCAGAAGGCGACCTGGTGCTGTTTGACCGCAACAACCACAAGGCAGCGCACCATGGTGCTTTGCTGCTGAGTGGTGCGGTGCCGGTTTATATCGATACCGTCCGCAACCCGCATGGCATGATCGGCCCGATGCGGCGTGATGCGTTGAATGAAGAGGCGCTCAGAGAAGCGATCCGCACCCATCCGCTGGTGCGCGATCCGGAAGCGTGGCGCAGGCCTCGTCCGTTCCGTGTGGCGATGATTGAGCAGTGCACCTATGACGGCACCATCCATTCTGCTGAGGAAGTGCTGGCGACGATCGGCCACCTGTGTGACTATATCCTGTTCGATGAAGCATGGGCCGGCTTCATGAAGTTCCACCCGCTGTTCCGGGGGCGCTTTGGCATGGGGCTGCGCAATCTGGGTGAGAACGATCCCGGTATCATCGTGACACAGAGCACGCACAAGCAGCTTGCTTCTTTCTCCCAGGCCTCACAGATTCATGTGAAGGACAGTCATCTGAAAGGGCAGGACCGTCAGATCGGTCACAACCGTTTCAACGAGATGTTCCTGCTGCACGCCTCCACCAGCCCGTTCTATCCGCTGTTCGCCTCGCTTGATGTCGGCGCGCAGATGATGAAAGGCCGCTCTGGCGAGGTATTGTGGGATGATACGGTCCGGCTGGGAATCGAACTGCGCAAAAAGATCCGTTTGACACGGAAAGAATACAAACAGGCGCAGACCAACCCCGATCTGCAGTGGTTTTTTGAACCGTTCGTGCCCAAGCGTGTGCAGCCATCGGAAAAGTCTGAAGCCTTCGCCGGACTACGCTGGGAAGATGCGCCGACGGATCTGCTGGCTTCCGACCCGGAACAATGGATGCTGCGTCCCGGTGATGACTGGCACGGTTTCCCTGCTCTGCATGCGGGTTGGGCCATGACCGATCCGAACAAGCTGACCTTGCTGACGCCCGGTTTCGATGGACGCAACGAGGACAATTATGCTGATCATGGGGTGCCGGCACCGGTCGTGGCGGAATATCTGCGTCAGAACCGTATCGTGCCGGAAAAAAACGATCTTAACTCTCTGCTTTTTCTGCTGACACCGGGTATTGAAAGCAGCAAGGCTGGAACGTTGCTGTCCTATCTTGTGACGTTCAAAAACCTGCATGATCAGAACGTTCTTCTGTCTGACGCTATTCCGGATTTTGTGGCGCGTCGACGGGAGCGTTACAAGAACGTGCGTTTGCGTGATCTCTGCGCTGAAATGCATGCTTTCTATCGTGACCGGCAGGTCAGCCGTTTACAGGCAGAACAGTTCATGGCGGAGCATCTGCCGGAGATGGCCATGCTGCCGCACGAGGCCATGCGGGAGCTGGTGCGCAACAATGTCGATTACCTGCCGCTGGAGGAGGCGTATGGAAGAATCGCTGCGACATTGTGGCTTGTTTATCCGCCGGGTATCGCGACCACTGTTCCCGGTGAAAGGCTCGGCCCCAATGCGGAGCCTATGATCGCCTATCTGAGAGCTTTTGAAGACGCGGCGAACCAATTCCCTGGATTTGAAAATGAGATTCAGGGCTTATATCGAGAAAATAAAGACGGAAGGATCCGTTTTTATACGTATTTTGTAAGGGAACGCTGA
- a CDS encoding AAA family ATPase produces MKKGLVVISGCSGGGKSTLLAELNARGHTVVEEPGRRIIAEELASGGSALPWVDLPAFLRRAIEMAQDDRTTVADHEGWVFFDRGLVDAASALETLTGDPALHSLCMTHRYHRRMFMAPPWPEIYVTDADRKHSFDAAVTEYDRLMEVFPALGYEVILLPKMVTAQRADFVLCSLEGRVPSV; encoded by the coding sequence TTGAAGAAAGGTCTTGTCGTGATTTCCGGCTGCTCGGGCGGCGGGAAATCGACTCTGCTGGCTGAGTTGAACGCGCGAGGCCATACGGTCGTCGAGGAACCTGGCCGTCGCATTATAGCCGAGGAACTGGCCTCCGGCGGCAGCGCGCTGCCTTGGGTCGATCTGCCGGCGTTCCTGCGCCGCGCGATCGAGATGGCGCAGGATGACCGGACGACCGTCGCAGATCATGAAGGTTGGGTGTTCTTCGACCGTGGTCTGGTGGATGCGGCGTCCGCGCTGGAGACGCTGACCGGCGATCCGGCCCTGCATTCTCTCTGCATGACGCATCGTTATCATCGCCGCATGTTCATGGCCCCGCCTTGGCCGGAAATCTATGTCACCGACGCGGATCGCAAGCATAGCTTCGACGCAGCGGTGACGGAATATGATCGCCTGATGGAAGTGTTCCCGGCCTTGGGCTATGAAGTGATCCTGTTGCCGAAGATGGTGACAGCACAGCGCGCCGACTTTGTGCTGTGTTCCCTTGAAGGCCGCGTTCCATCCGTATAA